One Phoenix dactylifera cultivar Barhee BC4 chromosome 14, palm_55x_up_171113_PBpolish2nd_filt_p, whole genome shotgun sequence DNA window includes the following coding sequences:
- the LOC113462348 gene encoding cellulose synthase-like protein H1 isoform X1, protein MATHHNLPLQERISLKNTFQRVSSLLILALLLSLLLYRLTSLHSHGSIWLIAFLCESWFTFIWVLYMNAKWNPVKYKTYPELLLKRSDDLPAVDMFVTTADPKLEPPIITANTVLSLLAVEYPAHKLACYVSDDGSSPMTFYSLVEASKFAKLWVPFCKKYNVRVRAPFVYFSSEPQAPQTLLQEFMDTWRYMKNKYEELSQRIDDAAKDYISHRMDDELADFSNIERGNHPSLIKVIWENKEGLEGGIPHLVYVAREKRPKLPHHYKAGAMNVLARVSGVMTNAPFMLNVDCDMFANHPEVILHGMCLLLGFDNEVSSGFVQAPQQFYGALKDDPFGNQLVVLQEITVGGTGGLQGPFYGGTGCFHRRKIICSTPRPAGVSKHVQSSIWRKNSSFLYLVLNGMFASATDELSYNELQRIYGDSRELIESASHITSGKFRESSCVDDLSSSVEAAKRVASCTYEFNTCWGNKIGWAYGSMTEDVLTGLRIHSMGSKSVCLKLDPPAFLGSAATGGPASLTQNKRWSTGLLEILLTRRSPILATFTKQLEFRMCLAYLLVIVWALRSIGELCYALLPAYCLIANTSFMPKASEPVFVIPLALFLICNMHSLMEYVQCGLSVRAYWNNQRMNRIFAMTAWLLGLLAVLLKTLGLSETVFEVTRKDQQSDTNDTDKDPGRFTFDNSPLFVSGTAVLLANLAALTVGLLRLRRPVVGPGLGEFVCSVWVVLSLWPFARGRVGRGSYGIPWPVIRKAAVLASLFVQFSVLERVH, encoded by the exons ATGGCGACCCACCACAACCTCCCTCTCCAAGAGAGAATCTCCCTAAAGAACACTTTCCAAAGAGTCTCAAGCCTTCTCAtcctcgccctcctcctctccctcctcctctatcGCCTCACCTCACTCCATAGCCATGGCTCCATTTGGCTCATCGCCTTCCTTTGCGAGTCTTGGTTCACCTTCATCTGGGTCCTCTACATGAATGCCAAATGGAAcccagtcaagtacaaaacctACCCCGAGCTTCTTCTGAAGAG ATCCGATGATCTCCCAGCTGTGGACATGTTCGTCACCACGGCGGACCCCAAGCTCGAGCCTCCGATTATCACGGCGAACACCGTGCTCTCTTTGCTGGCTGTGGAATACCCAGCTCACAAGCTCGCTTGCTATGTTTCGGACGATGGAAGCTCGCCCATGACCTTCTATTCTCTCGTGGAAGCTTCAAAATTTGCGAAGCTATGGGTTCCTTTCTGCAAGAAGTACAACGTTAGAGTGAGAGCTCCCTTTGTGTACTTCTCTTCTGAGCCGCAAGCTCCACAAACTCTCTTACAAGAATTCATGGACACCTGGAGATACATGAAG AATAAGTATGAGGAGTTAAGTCAAAGAATTGACGATGCTGCTAAAGATTACATTTCGCATCGCATGGATGATGAGCTTGCTGATTTCTCAAATATTGAACGAGGAAACCATCCGAGCCTAATTAAG GTTATATGGGAGAACAAGGAGGGCTTAGAAGGTGGCATCCCCCATCTAGTATATGTGGCTAGAGAGAAGAGGCCAAAACTTCCACATCATTACAAAGCTGGAGCTATGAACGTTCTG GCAAGGGTCTCAGGAGTGATGACAAATGCTCCATTCATGCTCAATGTGGACTGTGACATGTTTGCTAATCACCCTGAGGTCATTCTTCATGGCATGTGTCTGCTACTCGGGTTTGACAACGAGGTGTCAAGTGGATTTGTTCAAGCACCACAGCAGTTCTATGGGGCTCTCAAGGATGATCCCTTTGGGAATCAATTAGTGGTCTTGCAAGAG ATTACTGTGGGAGGAACTGGAGGACTTCAAGGTCCATTTTATGGAGGGACAGGATGCTTTCACCGAAGAAAAATTATATGTTCTACACCTAGGCCTGCTGGAGTTAGCAAACATG TTCAGTCTTCAATATGGAGGAAAAATTCCAGTTTTCTCTATTTGGTGCTAAATGGCATGTTTGCTTCTGCGACAGATGAGTTATCTTACAATGAACTACAAAGGATTTATGGGGATTCTAGAGAATTAATAGAGTCAGCTTCTCATATAACTTCAGGAAAATTTAGAGAAAGTTCATGCGTCGACGATCTTTCAAGCAGCGTAGAAGCTGCTAAAAGAGTTGCCTCCTGTACCTACGAGTTCAATACATGTTGGGGAAACAAG ATTGGATGGGCCTATGGCTCGATGACAGAAGACGTCCTCACCGGGCTAAGAATTCATTCGATGGGTTCGAAATCAGTGTGCCTGAAACTAGATCCACCTGCATTCCTCGGGAGTGCCGCAACCGGAGGTCCGGCGAGCTTGACACAAAACAAGAGGTGGTCCACAGGCCTTCTTGAGATCTTATTGACTAGGAGGAGCCCCATACTTGCCACCTTCACCAAGCAGCTCGAGTTTCGGATGTGCTTGGCCTATTTGCTTGTAATTGTTTGGGCCTTACGCTCCATCGGAGAGCTCTGCTATGCTTTGCTACCTGCTTACTGTCTCATTGCCAATACCTCCTTCATGCCCAAG GCCTCAGAACCTGTTTTCGTGATTCCTTTGGCTCTCTTCCTCATCTGCAACATGCACTCGTTAATGGAGTACGTCCAATGTGGACTCTCAGTCCGCGCTTATTGGAACAACCAGAGGATGAATAGGATCTTCGCAATGACTGCATGGCTCTTAGGTTTGCTTGCCGTCCTCCTCAAGACCCTTGGCCTCTCCGAGACAGTATTCGAAGTCACCCGAAAGGACCAACAATCCGATACCAATGATACGGACAAAGACCCCGGGAGGTTTACCTTCGACAACTCGCCATTGTTTGTCTCTGGCACTGCAGTGCTGCTCGCGAACCTGGCGGCGCTCACCGTCGGCCTGCTACGGCTTCGCCGGCCGGTCGTTGGACCGGGGCTTGGAGAGTTTGTTTGCAGTGTTTGGGTGGTGCTCAGCCTCTGGCCATTCGCGAGGGGTCGTGTAGGGAGGGGGAGTTATGGAATCCCTTGGCCTGTCATTAGGAAAGCTGCTGTCTTGGCGTCTCTCTTCGTGCAGTTTTCTGTATTGGAACGGGTGCACTAG
- the LOC113462348 gene encoding cellulose synthase-like protein H1 isoform X2: MATHHNLPLQERISLKNTFQRVSSLLILALLLSLLLYRLTSLHSHGSIWLIAFLCESWFTFIWVLYMNAKWNPVKYKTYPELLLKRSDDLPAVDMFVTTADPKLEPPIITANTVLSLLAVEYPAHKLACYVSDDGSSPMTFYSLVEASKFAKLWVPFCKKYNVRVRAPFVYFSSEPQAPQTLLQEFMDTWRYMKNKYEELSQRIDDAAKDYISHRMDDELADFSNIERGNHPSLIKVIWENKEGLEGGIPHLVYVAREKRPKLPHHYKAGAMNVLARVSGVMTNAPFMLNVDCDMFANHPEVILHGMCLLLGFDNEVSSGFVQAPQQFYGALKDDPFGNQLVVLQEITVGGTGGLQGPFYGGTGCFHRRKIICSTPRPAGVSKHDELSYNELQRIYGDSRELIESASHITSGKFRESSCVDDLSSSVEAAKRVASCTYEFNTCWGNKIGWAYGSMTEDVLTGLRIHSMGSKSVCLKLDPPAFLGSAATGGPASLTQNKRWSTGLLEILLTRRSPILATFTKQLEFRMCLAYLLVIVWALRSIGELCYALLPAYCLIANTSFMPKASEPVFVIPLALFLICNMHSLMEYVQCGLSVRAYWNNQRMNRIFAMTAWLLGLLAVLLKTLGLSETVFEVTRKDQQSDTNDTDKDPGRFTFDNSPLFVSGTAVLLANLAALTVGLLRLRRPVVGPGLGEFVCSVWVVLSLWPFARGRVGRGSYGIPWPVIRKAAVLASLFVQFSVLERVH; encoded by the exons ATGGCGACCCACCACAACCTCCCTCTCCAAGAGAGAATCTCCCTAAAGAACACTTTCCAAAGAGTCTCAAGCCTTCTCAtcctcgccctcctcctctccctcctcctctatcGCCTCACCTCACTCCATAGCCATGGCTCCATTTGGCTCATCGCCTTCCTTTGCGAGTCTTGGTTCACCTTCATCTGGGTCCTCTACATGAATGCCAAATGGAAcccagtcaagtacaaaacctACCCCGAGCTTCTTCTGAAGAG ATCCGATGATCTCCCAGCTGTGGACATGTTCGTCACCACGGCGGACCCCAAGCTCGAGCCTCCGATTATCACGGCGAACACCGTGCTCTCTTTGCTGGCTGTGGAATACCCAGCTCACAAGCTCGCTTGCTATGTTTCGGACGATGGAAGCTCGCCCATGACCTTCTATTCTCTCGTGGAAGCTTCAAAATTTGCGAAGCTATGGGTTCCTTTCTGCAAGAAGTACAACGTTAGAGTGAGAGCTCCCTTTGTGTACTTCTCTTCTGAGCCGCAAGCTCCACAAACTCTCTTACAAGAATTCATGGACACCTGGAGATACATGAAG AATAAGTATGAGGAGTTAAGTCAAAGAATTGACGATGCTGCTAAAGATTACATTTCGCATCGCATGGATGATGAGCTTGCTGATTTCTCAAATATTGAACGAGGAAACCATCCGAGCCTAATTAAG GTTATATGGGAGAACAAGGAGGGCTTAGAAGGTGGCATCCCCCATCTAGTATATGTGGCTAGAGAGAAGAGGCCAAAACTTCCACATCATTACAAAGCTGGAGCTATGAACGTTCTG GCAAGGGTCTCAGGAGTGATGACAAATGCTCCATTCATGCTCAATGTGGACTGTGACATGTTTGCTAATCACCCTGAGGTCATTCTTCATGGCATGTGTCTGCTACTCGGGTTTGACAACGAGGTGTCAAGTGGATTTGTTCAAGCACCACAGCAGTTCTATGGGGCTCTCAAGGATGATCCCTTTGGGAATCAATTAGTGGTCTTGCAAGAG ATTACTGTGGGAGGAACTGGAGGACTTCAAGGTCCATTTTATGGAGGGACAGGATGCTTTCACCGAAGAAAAATTATATGTTCTACACCTAGGCCTGCTGGAGTTAGCAAACATG ATGAGTTATCTTACAATGAACTACAAAGGATTTATGGGGATTCTAGAGAATTAATAGAGTCAGCTTCTCATATAACTTCAGGAAAATTTAGAGAAAGTTCATGCGTCGACGATCTTTCAAGCAGCGTAGAAGCTGCTAAAAGAGTTGCCTCCTGTACCTACGAGTTCAATACATGTTGGGGAAACAAG ATTGGATGGGCCTATGGCTCGATGACAGAAGACGTCCTCACCGGGCTAAGAATTCATTCGATGGGTTCGAAATCAGTGTGCCTGAAACTAGATCCACCTGCATTCCTCGGGAGTGCCGCAACCGGAGGTCCGGCGAGCTTGACACAAAACAAGAGGTGGTCCACAGGCCTTCTTGAGATCTTATTGACTAGGAGGAGCCCCATACTTGCCACCTTCACCAAGCAGCTCGAGTTTCGGATGTGCTTGGCCTATTTGCTTGTAATTGTTTGGGCCTTACGCTCCATCGGAGAGCTCTGCTATGCTTTGCTACCTGCTTACTGTCTCATTGCCAATACCTCCTTCATGCCCAAG GCCTCAGAACCTGTTTTCGTGATTCCTTTGGCTCTCTTCCTCATCTGCAACATGCACTCGTTAATGGAGTACGTCCAATGTGGACTCTCAGTCCGCGCTTATTGGAACAACCAGAGGATGAATAGGATCTTCGCAATGACTGCATGGCTCTTAGGTTTGCTTGCCGTCCTCCTCAAGACCCTTGGCCTCTCCGAGACAGTATTCGAAGTCACCCGAAAGGACCAACAATCCGATACCAATGATACGGACAAAGACCCCGGGAGGTTTACCTTCGACAACTCGCCATTGTTTGTCTCTGGCACTGCAGTGCTGCTCGCGAACCTGGCGGCGCTCACCGTCGGCCTGCTACGGCTTCGCCGGCCGGTCGTTGGACCGGGGCTTGGAGAGTTTGTTTGCAGTGTTTGGGTGGTGCTCAGCCTCTGGCCATTCGCGAGGGGTCGTGTAGGGAGGGGGAGTTATGGAATCCCTTGGCCTGTCATTAGGAAAGCTGCTGTCTTGGCGTCTCTCTTCGTGCAGTTTTCTGTATTGGAACGGGTGCACTAG